One window of Mucilaginibacter inviolabilis genomic DNA carries:
- a CDS encoding bifunctional aldolase/short-chain dehydrogenase, which produces MSVRTTPFKHVSYLWDDAEAARLEGDEVALLIYRSNLLGADLRLTNYGGGNTSCKLMSKDPLTGSEVEVMWIKGSGGDIGTLKKSGLAALYVDRLRSLKNVYRGVAYEDEMVELFNHCIYDLASKAPSIDTPLHGFLPFKHIDHLHPDAAIAIAAAKDGKKITQELFNGTIGWVEWKKPGFELGLQLKQCLDENPGIRGIMLGSHGLFTWGDTAYESYINTLEVIERCAEYLEENYGKKGPVFGGQKIQSLDEANRKKQAAAIAPILRGFCSSERHMIGHFTDDARVVEFINSHDLGRLAPLGTSCPDHFLRTKISPLVLDLRPDEDLSDVKALQDRLTPAFAAYRQMYTDYYNTCKHDNSPAIRDTNPVIILYPGVGLFSFSKDKQTARVAAEFYTNAINVMKGAEAISEYTSLPRQEAFDIEYWLLEEAKLQRMPKPKALSGKIALITGSAGGIGKAIAKKFVDEGAVVILNDINTERLEAAAEEFKKQYGKDAYTTSVLNVTKSEQINTALETAALAFGGVDIVVNNAGLSISKPIADHTEQDWDLLYDVLVKGQFFVTQAAVAVMKKQDIGGDVINIVSKNALVSGPNNAGYGSAKAAQLHLSRLNAAELGADGIRVNVVNPDAVISDSNIWAGGWAEGRAKAYGITVEELPAYYAKRTLLNQIILPADIADACFAFTGGLLSKSTGNVLNVDGGVAMAFVR; this is translated from the coding sequence ATGTCTGTCAGAACAACACCATTCAAACACGTAAGCTATTTGTGGGATGATGCCGAAGCCGCCAGGCTCGAAGGGGATGAAGTTGCCCTGTTAATATACCGGTCGAACCTGTTGGGGGCCGATCTGCGGCTCACCAATTATGGAGGAGGCAATACGTCATGTAAGCTTATGTCAAAAGATCCGCTCACTGGTAGCGAGGTAGAGGTGATGTGGATCAAGGGCTCTGGTGGCGACATCGGTACCCTTAAAAAAAGTGGACTGGCAGCATTATACGTCGACCGCCTTCGTAGCCTTAAAAACGTTTACCGTGGCGTAGCTTATGAGGACGAAATGGTAGAGCTTTTTAACCATTGCATATATGACCTGGCTTCCAAAGCGCCATCTATCGACACTCCGCTGCATGGCTTTTTACCCTTTAAACACATCGACCATCTTCATCCCGACGCGGCCATAGCTATAGCGGCAGCTAAAGATGGTAAGAAAATAACCCAGGAACTTTTTAACGGCACTATTGGCTGGGTGGAATGGAAAAAGCCAGGCTTTGAGCTTGGCCTGCAACTCAAACAATGCCTTGATGAAAATCCGGGAATCCGTGGTATTATGTTGGGTTCGCACGGTTTATTTACTTGGGGCGATACCGCATATGAAAGCTACATCAATACCCTCGAAGTTATAGAACGCTGTGCTGAATATCTGGAAGAAAACTATGGCAAAAAAGGACCTGTGTTTGGCGGACAAAAAATCCAAAGCCTTGATGAGGCTAACCGCAAAAAACAGGCTGCTGCCATTGCACCTATCCTACGCGGCTTTTGCTCCAGCGAAAGGCACATGATCGGTCATTTTACGGATGATGCCCGTGTGGTGGAATTTATCAACTCCCATGATCTCGGGCGTTTGGCTCCTTTAGGAACCAGCTGCCCCGATCATTTTTTGCGCACCAAAATTAGTCCGCTGGTACTGGATCTTCGGCCAGATGAGGACCTGAGCGATGTAAAAGCATTACAGGATCGCCTGACTCCCGCATTTGCTGCTTATCGCCAAATGTATACCGACTATTACAATACCTGCAAACACGATAACAGTCCGGCTATCAGGGATACCAACCCGGTAATTATCCTGTATCCGGGTGTAGGCTTGTTTTCCTTCTCCAAAGACAAACAAACCGCGCGTGTAGCTGCCGAATTTTATACCAATGCCATCAATGTAATGAAGGGTGCCGAAGCTATATCTGAATATACCTCGTTACCGCGTCAGGAAGCTTTTGACATTGAGTACTGGTTACTGGAAGAAGCCAAACTACAACGGATGCCGAAACCTAAAGCACTATCGGGAAAGATAGCCTTGATCACTGGCAGCGCTGGTGGTATTGGCAAAGCCATCGCCAAAAAATTTGTGGACGAAGGTGCCGTAGTGATTCTCAATGATATCAATACCGAACGACTGGAAGCTGCCGCCGAAGAATTTAAAAAACAATATGGTAAAGATGCTTACACCACATCTGTGCTGAACGTTACCAAAAGCGAGCAGATCAATACCGCCCTGGAAACCGCTGCCTTAGCTTTTGGCGGAGTTGATATTGTGGTAAACAACGCGGGCTTATCTATATCTAAACCCATTGCCGACCATACCGAGCAGGATTGGGATTTATTGTATGATGTACTGGTAAAGGGGCAGTTTTTTGTTACCCAGGCCGCTGTAGCCGTGATGAAAAAACAGGATATTGGCGGTGACGTTATCAATATAGTAAGCAAGAATGCCCTGGTAAGCGGGCCTAATAACGCGGGCTACGGCTCGGCTAAGGCGGCACAACTACACCTGAGCAGGCTAAATGCAGCCGAACTGGGTGCTGATGGAATCCGCGTAAATGTAGTAAACCCCGATGCGGTGATCAGCGACAGCAACATATGGGCGGGCGGATGGGCCGAAGGTCGCGCTAAAGCTTATGGTATTACCGTTGAAGAGTTACCTGCTTACTATGCCAAACGCACCCTGCTAAACCAGATCATTTTGCCTGCCGATATTGCCGATGCCTGCTTTGCCTTTACCGGTGGCTTGCTCAGCAAATCAACCGGTAATGTATTGAATGTTGATGGCGGGGTAGCGATGGCTTTTGTAAGATAG
- a CDS encoding TIM barrel protein: MQLEKSIIDEANHKQQTAHQRKFDFVAADIKGLDTILQKLGEFQVAIPSWALGTGGTRFGRFSGGGEPRSLEEKIEDVGLIHALNKSSNSISLHIPWDIPDNAASIKSLAAQLGLHFDAVNSNTFQDQPSQQHSYKYGSLHHVDKAVRKQAVEHNIEVINYGIELHSKALSLWLSDGSNFPGQLNMRGAFERTLESLQEIYEALPADWKLWIEYKPYEPNFYSTTIGDWGQSYLLASKLGDQAQTLVDLGHHLQGANIEQIVSLLLMEGKLAGFHFNDSKYGDDDLTVGSINPYQLFLIFNELVEGMDARGMNHATGIGWMIDASHNIKDPIEDLLQSVEAIKIAYTQALLVDQQALKHAQQQNDVVLAQEILQQAYRTDVRPLLAESRLRAGGALQPLDVYRQQAVRKQLITERGALAVSTGL; this comes from the coding sequence ATGCAATTAGAGAAGAGCATTATTGACGAAGCTAACCACAAACAACAAACCGCGCACCAACGGAAGTTTGATTTTGTGGCCGCCGATATAAAAGGGTTGGATACCATCCTCCAAAAATTGGGTGAATTTCAGGTGGCTATACCCAGTTGGGCATTAGGCACAGGAGGCACCCGTTTCGGCCGTTTCTCGGGCGGTGGTGAACCACGCAGCCTGGAAGAAAAGATAGAGGATGTGGGTTTAATACATGCTTTAAACAAAAGCAGCAATTCCATATCCCTGCATATTCCCTGGGATATCCCGGATAATGCAGCTTCCATCAAATCGCTGGCTGCACAGCTTGGCTTGCATTTTGATGCGGTAAACTCCAATACTTTCCAGGATCAGCCCTCTCAACAGCATAGCTATAAATATGGCTCCTTGCACCATGTAGATAAAGCGGTTCGCAAGCAGGCCGTTGAACATAATATTGAAGTGATCAATTATGGTATCGAGCTACATTCCAAAGCTTTATCACTTTGGCTATCCGACGGATCAAATTTCCCCGGGCAACTCAACATGCGTGGCGCCTTTGAACGCACATTAGAAAGCCTCCAGGAAATTTATGAAGCTCTGCCTGCCGACTGGAAGCTTTGGATAGAATACAAACCATATGAGCCTAATTTTTATTCCACCACCATTGGAGATTGGGGGCAATCGTACCTATTAGCATCTAAATTGGGCGATCAGGCGCAGACCCTGGTTGATCTGGGTCATCATTTACAAGGTGCCAATATTGAACAAATTGTATCCCTTCTATTGATGGAAGGTAAGCTGGCCGGCTTCCATTTCAATGATTCCAAATATGGTGATGACGACCTTACAGTCGGCAGCATTAACCCCTACCAATTGTTCCTGATATTTAATGAATTGGTGGAAGGTATGGACGCCCGCGGCATGAACCACGCTACAGGCATCGGCTGGATGATTGATGCATCGCATAATATCAAAGACCCTATTGAAGATTTATTGCAATCTGTAGAAGCCATCAAAATAGCTTATACCCAGGCATTATTGGTCGATCAACAGGCACTGAAGCACGCTCAACAGCAAAATGATGTAGTACTGGCACAGGAAATTTTACAACAAGCCTACCGTACCGATGTGCGCCCGTTACTGGCCGAATCGCGTTTACGGGCAGGCGGCGCACTACAACCTTTGGATGTATACCGTCAACAAGCGGTGCGCAAACAACTAATTACCGAACGAGGCGCATTAGCCGTATCAACAGGTTTATAA
- a CDS encoding FGGY-family carbohydrate kinase yields the protein MTPIPVIAVFDVGKTNKKLFLFDENYKIVFERTARFTETHDEDGDVCENLDSLRLSVFDSLREIFKHKEFDLKAVNFSTYGASFVYVDDSGSPLTPLYNYLKPYPPELSRQFYETYGDEAKFARETASPVLGNLNSGLQLYRLKYQQPEVFKKIKYALHLPQYMSYLLSGQMVSDLTSIGCHTALWNFNTNSYHHWVDQEGILPKMAPLQPADAVLPAIFPGSTYSVGIGLHDSSAALIPYLVNFNMPFVLISTGTWSISLNPFNQTPLTGDELKHDCLNYLQYKGSPVKASRLFSGYDYEQQVKRIATHFNQDVIKYRSMAFEPAIVTKLQAQDAPKARSNEGELQRSVFEQRDLHDFKTDTEAYHQLMMDIVQQQAISTGYVLANCKVQRIFVDGGFSKNAVFMHLLAFAFPHLEVYAASMAQATAVGTALAIHQAWNTKPLPHDLIELKYYSGQSEINPV from the coding sequence ATGACACCGATACCCGTAATAGCTGTTTTTGATGTAGGTAAAACCAACAAAAAGCTGTTCCTTTTTGACGAGAACTATAAAATAGTTTTTGAAAGAACGGCCCGCTTTACCGAAACCCACGACGAAGATGGCGACGTTTGCGAAAACCTGGACAGTCTGCGGCTATCGGTATTTGATTCCCTTCGTGAGATATTCAAACACAAAGAGTTTGACCTCAAAGCAGTCAATTTTTCCACCTATGGAGCCAGTTTTGTTTACGTTGATGACAGCGGCAGCCCGCTTACACCTTTGTATAATTACCTTAAGCCATATCCACCCGAATTAAGCAGGCAGTTTTATGAAACCTATGGTGATGAAGCCAAATTTGCTCGTGAAACCGCCTCACCTGTTTTGGGGAACCTTAATTCGGGTTTGCAACTCTACCGGCTTAAATATCAGCAACCAGAAGTATTTAAAAAGATAAAATACGCCCTGCATCTGCCGCAATACATGAGCTACCTGCTCAGCGGTCAAATGGTAAGCGACCTGACCAGTATTGGCTGCCATACCGCCCTTTGGAATTTCAATACAAACAGCTATCACCACTGGGTTGATCAGGAAGGCATCCTACCCAAAATGGCTCCACTTCAACCTGCCGATGCAGTACTCCCGGCTATATTTCCGGGGAGTACTTACAGTGTAGGTATCGGGCTTCATGATAGTTCGGCAGCGCTTATACCCTACCTGGTAAATTTTAATATGCCCTTTGTGCTCATATCAACCGGCACCTGGTCTATCAGCCTCAACCCTTTTAACCAAACGCCGCTTACCGGAGATGAATTGAAACACGATTGCCTCAACTATCTTCAATACAAAGGCAGTCCGGTCAAGGCATCTCGTTTGTTTAGTGGGTATGATTATGAACAGCAGGTAAAGCGCATCGCTACTCATTTCAATCAGGATGTGATCAAATACCGCAGTATGGCTTTTGAGCCTGCTATTGTGACCAAACTACAGGCACAGGACGCACCAAAGGCCCGCTCAAACGAGGGCGAATTACAAAGATCAGTTTTTGAACAGCGTGATCTGCATGATTTCAAGACAGATACCGAAGCGTACCATCAATTGATGATGGATATTGTACAGCAACAAGCCATCTCCACCGGGTATGTATTAGCGAATTGTAAAGTACAACGCATCTTTGTAGACGGCGGATTCAGTAAAAATGCTGTATTTATGCATCTACTGGCATTCGCTTTCCCCCACCTGGAAGTGTATGCCGCATCAATGGCGCAAGCCACCGCTGTGGGTACAGCTTTAGCTATTCACCAAGCCTGGAACACCAAACCGCTGCCTCATGACCTTATCGAACTAAAATATTACTCGGGGCAAAGCGAAATAAACCCCGTTTAA
- a CDS encoding alpha/beta fold hydrolase — protein MKKIKEIFTRVKELQHTDNEDITDLIWPLICYSPKFPPRLPQQQLLDESAPFTLEVNDLHFSHSILKFNGFTWGNGSRKVLITHGWSSKGADFIDLITALRTIDDLQIIAFDAPGNGSSDGELSNLLLFVEAVKAVIYTYGAPDVMIGHSLGVMANTLAIKETGIKPSLLINITPMVNLKENFIATMNNADVPQAAQDKFFESFNKIFDVPTSYFNLADIYKADIAQKHWLAYDREDKMAPFSYTQELLNRHAAITSKEYPDATHERIIKDPRLIADVLELVKNKQ, from the coding sequence ATGAAGAAAATAAAGGAGATTTTTACCCGGGTAAAAGAGTTGCAGCATACAGATAACGAAGATATAACCGACCTGATTTGGCCGCTGATCTGCTATTCGCCAAAATTCCCGCCGAGATTACCGCAACAACAGCTGCTGGATGAGTCTGCACCATTTACGCTGGAGGTTAACGACCTGCATTTTAGTCATTCGATATTAAAATTCAATGGTTTCACATGGGGAAATGGCAGTCGTAAAGTATTGATCACCCATGGCTGGAGTTCAAAGGGTGCTGATTTTATTGATCTGATCACCGCGCTCAGAACCATCGACGATTTGCAGATCATTGCGTTTGATGCTCCCGGTAATGGCAGTTCGGACGGAGAATTATCCAATCTGTTGTTATTTGTGGAAGCAGTAAAAGCTGTTATCTATACTTATGGAGCGCCGGATGTGATGATAGGACATTCTCTGGGTGTAATGGCCAACACCCTGGCTATAAAAGAAACAGGGATCAAACCATCATTACTGATCAATATAACACCTATGGTGAATTTAAAGGAAAACTTTATAGCCACCATGAACAATGCCGATGTACCACAAGCTGCACAGGATAAGTTTTTTGAGAGTTTTAATAAGATATTTGATGTACCTACATCGTATTTTAACCTCGCCGATATATACAAGGCCGATATTGCTCAAAAGCACTGGCTTGCCTACGATCGTGAGGATAAAATGGCGCCTTTCTCTTACACGCAGGAGCTTCTGAACAGGCATGCTGCTATTACCTCTAAAGAATACCCTGATGCCACCCATGAAAGGATCATCAAAGATCCGAGGCTGATAGCAGATGTTTTGGAATTGGTGAAGAATAAGCAATAA
- a CDS encoding ThuA domain-containing protein gives MISRIGIRKIVALAIAICAICFSLYNAHAQGTKPKFKVIAFYTGRNDKAHISFMHEANRWFPVMAKKYNFAYDSTNNWSNMNPEFLAKYQVVIFLDTRADDPAQRAAFEQYMKNGGGWMGFHFAAFALTPSDYPQNWDWYHNEFLGSGQYKSNTWHPTSAILRVEDTKHPVTKGLPVTFKASPNEWYRWEKDLRTNPDIKILLSIDSTSFPLGTGPKPYEIWHSGYYPVVWTNKNYRMVYFNMGHNAIDYDGGTNKEQSQTFDNDIQNKLILNTLLWLGSGKK, from the coding sequence ATGATCAGTCGAATAGGTATTCGGAAAATTGTAGCGTTAGCTATTGCTATCTGCGCCATATGTTTTAGTTTATACAACGCTCATGCACAAGGTACCAAACCTAAATTTAAGGTAATAGCCTTTTACACAGGGCGTAATGATAAGGCACATATCAGCTTTATGCATGAGGCTAACCGCTGGTTCCCGGTCATGGCCAAAAAGTATAATTTCGCCTATGACTCTACCAACAACTGGAGCAATATGAATCCGGAGTTTCTGGCCAAGTACCAGGTGGTTATATTTTTAGATACCCGGGCCGACGACCCTGCACAAAGGGCTGCTTTTGAACAATATATGAAAAATGGTGGCGGCTGGATGGGTTTCCACTTTGCCGCCTTCGCACTTACACCATCAGATTATCCTCAAAACTGGGATTGGTACCACAATGAATTCCTGGGATCGGGACAGTACAAGAGTAATACCTGGCACCCCACCTCGGCTATTTTGCGGGTAGAGGATACTAAGCACCCGGTTACCAAAGGTTTACCGGTTACCTTCAAAGCATCGCCCAATGAGTGGTACCGCTGGGAAAAGGATCTACGTACCAATCCGGATATCAAAATATTGTTGTCAATCGATTCTACCAGTTTCCCGCTGGGTACGGGGCCAAAACCATATGAAATATGGCACAGCGGTTATTATCCCGTGGTGTGGACAAACAAGAACTATCGGATGGTTTACTTTAACATGGGGCATAACGCTATTGATTATGATGGCGGTACCAACAAAGAGCAATCACAAACATTTGACAACGATATCCAAAATAAGCTGATCCTGAATACGCTGCTATGGCTGGGGAGCGGTAAAAAGTAA
- a CDS encoding DNA polymerase III subunit alpha: MYVNCKTWFSYRYGTYKTQELIAKAKAMGISSLGLTNINGNPDAWDFVHYCREEGIKPILGCEIHNNNRFCYLLIARNDQGLMQINRFVSRYKMEDQPFPTRPVFDDDVFIIYTLGVLQPQELEDNELIGVRANEVNKLFNVPVGKYPEKFIIRQPVTFQSKRYFNLHRLLRAIDRNTLLSKLIPADTALPDEMFMTEEELMEKFRQYPDIIKRTLQLTDTCGTAMVIDPKSDKNKATYTDSLEEDRLLLEQLALTGMKERYPDDPVIEARVQKELKVVNDLRFNAYFLIVWDVVNFARSKGFYYVGRGSGANSIIAYNLKITDVDPIKLDLYFERFLNKFRTSPPDFDMDFSHKDRNEIIQYIFDKYGENHVALLGMHGTFQRRAAIRELGKVLGLPKEEIDTLVKNRNATFKEDSIQKVILKYAGLIQNFPNHLSIHAGGMLISEEPIHQYTALEMPPKGFATSQIDMFGAERVGLIKLDILSQRGLGHIKDTIQLVKQNKGIDIDITRVDDFMKDPLVADRIRRADTIGCFYIESPAMRQLLMKLECDDYLTLVAASSIIRPGVAQSGMMKAYIYNYHNQDKVQYLHPKMKELLKETFGIMVYQEDVIKIAHHFGGLDMAEADILRRAMSGKYRGNEEMIRIEGKFFSNCKVEGYPPHISREVWRQIASFSGYSFSKAHSASFAVESYQSLYLKTYFPMEFMVGVINNFGGFYRTPFYFHELKRAGAQLHAPCVNQSDTYTNIKGTDVYVGLVHIERLTAGLLETIITERSNNGAYLSMEDFIERTQPGMEQLNILIRIGALRFTGTSKQELLWRANFFQKQQEEQPTTVALFHEPIIDFKLPELSSRPLQDAFDEIEILGFALTDTFPMVDDDQRGLTYVKELPGKLGQTVKMLGQLVTIKESNTIKREIMNFGTFLDPHGDWLDTVHWPESLKRYTFQGDGFYRMTGKVVEEFGVYAVEVWEMHKIGFKIEMLQWG, encoded by the coding sequence ATGTACGTTAATTGCAAAACATGGTTCAGCTACCGTTATGGTACGTATAAAACCCAAGAGCTAATAGCGAAGGCAAAGGCAATGGGTATAAGCTCTCTTGGTCTCACCAATATTAATGGCAACCCCGATGCCTGGGATTTTGTACATTATTGCCGCGAAGAAGGCATAAAACCCATATTAGGCTGTGAAATTCATAACAATAACCGCTTTTGTTACCTGCTGATAGCCCGAAACGATCAGGGCCTGATGCAGATCAACCGCTTTGTGTCTCGGTATAAGATGGAAGATCAGCCCTTTCCGACCAGGCCCGTTTTTGATGATGATGTTTTTATTATTTATACCCTGGGCGTATTACAGCCCCAGGAATTGGAAGATAATGAACTGATTGGCGTGCGGGCAAACGAGGTGAACAAGTTGTTTAACGTACCGGTAGGAAAATATCCTGAAAAATTCATCATCCGCCAGCCGGTAACTTTTCAAAGCAAAAGATATTTTAACCTCCACCGGCTTTTAAGGGCTATTGACAGAAATACGCTGCTCTCCAAACTAATACCGGCCGATACCGCATTGCCCGATGAAATGTTCATGACCGAAGAGGAGCTGATGGAGAAATTCAGGCAGTACCCGGATATCATCAAACGCACACTACAGTTAACGGATACGTGCGGTACAGCTATGGTCATCGACCCAAAGTCCGACAAAAACAAAGCAACCTATACCGACTCTTTAGAAGAAGACCGGCTGCTATTGGAGCAGCTGGCTTTAACCGGAATGAAGGAACGGTATCCTGATGATCCGGTAATTGAAGCAAGGGTACAAAAGGAATTAAAAGTGGTTAACGATCTACGGTTTAACGCCTACTTTTTAATTGTATGGGACGTCGTAAATTTTGCCCGAAGCAAAGGTTTTTACTATGTGGGCAGGGGCAGCGGCGCCAATTCCATCATCGCTTATAACTTAAAAATAACCGACGTCGACCCCATCAAACTCGACTTATACTTTGAGCGTTTCCTGAATAAATTCCGCACCTCGCCGCCCGATTTTGATATGGATTTTAGCCATAAGGACAGGAACGAGATCATCCAGTATATTTTTGACAAGTATGGCGAAAATCATGTGGCCCTGCTGGGTATGCATGGCACTTTTCAGCGCCGGGCGGCTATCCGCGAATTAGGAAAAGTATTGGGATTGCCCAAAGAAGAAATAGACACCCTGGTTAAAAACCGGAACGCCACTTTTAAGGAAGACAGTATACAAAAAGTTATCCTGAAATATGCCGGCCTGATACAGAATTTTCCTAACCACCTGAGTATCCATGCCGGTGGTATGCTGATATCAGAAGAGCCTATTCATCAATATACCGCGCTAGAAATGCCCCCAAAAGGTTTCGCCACCTCGCAAATAGATATGTTCGGAGCCGAGCGTGTGGGGCTCATCAAGCTGGACATCCTGAGCCAGCGGGGATTGGGGCACATCAAGGATACCATACAACTGGTGAAACAAAATAAGGGCATCGACATAGATATTACCCGTGTAGATGATTTTATGAAAGATCCCCTGGTGGCCGACAGGATTCGCCGGGCCGATACCATCGGGTGTTTTTATATCGAAAGTCCGGCTATGCGCCAATTGCTCATGAAATTGGAGTGTGATGATTACTTGACGCTGGTGGCAGCCAGCTCTATCATCAGGCCGGGTGTGGCGCAATCGGGTATGATGAAGGCCTATATTTACAATTACCATAATCAGGACAAGGTGCAATACCTGCACCCCAAAATGAAGGAGCTGCTAAAAGAAACCTTTGGCATTATGGTGTACCAGGAGGATGTGATCAAGATAGCACATCATTTTGGCGGCCTGGATATGGCCGAGGCGGATATCCTGCGCAGGGCCATGTCGGGCAAGTACCGAGGAAACGAGGAGATGATCAGGATAGAGGGTAAGTTTTTTAGCAACTGTAAAGTGGAGGGCTATCCACCCCATATCAGCCGGGAGGTTTGGCGGCAGATAGCCAGTTTTAGTGGCTACTCATTCAGCAAGGCACATTCGGCCAGTTTCGCGGTGGAAAGTTATCAAAGCCTTTACCTCAAAACCTACTTCCCGATGGAGTTTATGGTTGGGGTGATCAATAATTTTGGCGGCTTTTACCGTACCCCTTTTTATTTTCATGAATTAAAACGGGCCGGTGCACAGCTGCATGCACCCTGTGTAAATCAAAGCGATACTTATACCAATATTAAAGGTACCGATGTATATGTGGGCCTGGTACATATTGAAAGGCTAACAGCCGGTTTGCTGGAGACTATTATAACCGAACGCAGCAATAATGGCGCTTATTTGAGTATGGAGGATTTTATAGAGCGGACCCAACCCGGTATGGAGCAGCTGAATATCCTGATCCGTATTGGCGCATTACGCTTTACCGGCACCAGCAAACAGGAGTTGTTGTGGCGTGCCAACTTTTTTCAGAAACAGCAGGAAGAGCAACCCACTACCGTAGCCTTATTTCATGAGCCTATCATCGATTTTAAATTGCCTGAATTAAGTAGTCGCCCGCTGCAGGATGCTTTTGATGAGATTGAGATACTGGGCTTTGCCCTTACCGACACTTTTCCGATGGTTGATGACGACCAGCGGGGGCTCACCTATGTTAAAGAGCTGCCCGGCAAACTGGGGCAAACAGTGAAGATGTTGGGCCAGTTGGTCACCATCAAAGAATCAAACACCATTAAGCGAGAGATCATGAATTTTGGTACTTTCCTTGACCCCCACGGCGATTGGCTCGACACCGTACACTGGCCCGAATCACTAAAACGTTACACTTTTCAGGGCGATGGCTTTTACCGGATGACCGGTAAAGTAGTGGAAGAGTTTGGCGTGTACGCCGTTGAAGTATGGGAAATGCACAAAATAGGCTTCAAAATAGAAATGCTGCAATGGGGGTAA
- the dinB gene encoding DNA polymerase IV, which yields MTTLADRRFISHLDLDTFFVSVARLDNSDLMGKPVIVGGLSDRGIVASCSYETRAYGVHTGMPMKIALRLCPEAKPVKGDFDRYSKLSRDVGEIIREQVPLYEKTGIDEFYADLTGMDRYFGCSLFMSELQQRIANQTGLPISYALASNKLISKVATNENKPNGHKEVPFGTEREYLAPLVVQKLPGVGEKTSSLLRQMGVTTIKILSEIPRPMMQSRFGKPGIEMHRRSHGIDESPVIPYSEQKSIGTEEIFENDTIDIQFLHRELVRMTEKVSFQLRQQKKLCGCVTIKLRYADFNTETKQAMISYTSSDDVLLQTAKELFKKVYDRRQLVRLLGVRLSHLVQGQYQIDIFNDTVENIRLYQAMDHIRNRFGEDAVHRSIAQQLNAIEKERYVR from the coding sequence ATGACAACCCTGGCCGACCGTCGTTTTATATCCCACTTGGATCTGGATACTTTTTTTGTGAGCGTGGCCCGGCTGGACAACAGCGACCTGATGGGTAAACCTGTAATTGTTGGCGGTTTGAGCGATAGGGGTATTGTGGCCTCCTGCAGTTATGAAACCCGTGCTTACGGTGTGCACACTGGAATGCCTATGAAAATTGCTTTGCGACTTTGCCCGGAAGCAAAACCGGTAAAAGGCGATTTCGACCGTTATAGTAAACTCTCGCGTGATGTTGGTGAGATCATCCGGGAGCAAGTGCCTTTGTATGAGAAAACAGGTATCGATGAGTTTTATGCCGATCTCACCGGTATGGATCGCTACTTTGGCTGCAGTCTGTTCATGAGTGAACTGCAGCAACGTATTGCCAACCAAACGGGCTTACCCATATCCTATGCCCTGGCTTCCAATAAGCTGATCTCCAAAGTAGCCACTAATGAAAACAAGCCCAACGGTCATAAGGAAGTACCTTTTGGGACCGAGCGGGAATACCTGGCCCCGCTGGTGGTGCAAAAGCTGCCGGGCGTTGGCGAAAAAACATCGTCGTTGCTGAGGCAAATGGGAGTAACTACCATTAAAATTTTAAGCGAGATACCGCGGCCCATGATGCAGAGCCGTTTTGGTAAGCCGGGTATCGAAATGCATCGCCGCTCGCATGGTATTGATGAGAGTCCGGTAATACCTTATTCCGAACAAAAAAGTATCGGAACCGAAGAGATCTTTGAGAACGATACCATCGATATCCAGTTTTTACACCGCGAACTGGTACGGATGACCGAGAAAGTAAGCTTTCAGCTCCGGCAACAAAAAAAGCTGTGTGGTTGTGTCACCATCAAACTGCGTTATGCTGATTTTAATACCGAAACCAAACAGGCGATGATCAGCTATACCTCGTCTGACGATGTGCTGCTGCAAACCGCTAAAGAGCTTTTTAAAAAAGTATACGACCGTCGGCAGTTGGTTCGCCTGCTGGGTGTGCGGTTAAGTCACCTGGTGCAGGGGCAATACCAGATAGATATCTTTAACGATACAGTAGAGAATATCCGTTTGTACCAGGCGATGGATCATATCCGCAACCGCTTTGGCGAGGACGCTGTGCACCGCTCTATAGCACAACAACTCAATGCGATAGAAAAGGAGCGTTATGTACGTTAA